A stretch of DNA from Thermococcus sp. Bubb.Bath:
CACCGGTGAGCCGGAAGAAGCCGTCGGCAGCTACTTCATCGGCCTTGTGGAGAGCCATTTCGCCGCGAAGGAAAGCGAGACCAACCCAGCGGAGGTGAGTGAGAATGCCTAAACGCAAGGCCATCCACCGCGAAAAACCAAAGGAGAGGTTCTCATACGACCCAAGTAAGGTTCTGGGGAAGCTTGAGGAGTACGGAAGGCACATCCTTGAGGAGATTAAATCCGGAAAGAACCCATACTTCGACATCCCCATGCGCGGACTGAGTAACGTCTACTTCGACGAGAAAAAGCGCGTCATTAGAATGGGTGACAAACTCTCAAGGCGTTACTTCCTCAACGTGGCCCACGCGAGGAAGTTCATGCAGACCCTCGTAATAATGGCCTACGTGAAGAGACTCGTAAGCGAGAGCAAACACGCGAGCCTTCGTGAAGCTTACTACGCCAACAAGCACACGATTCCGGGCACCAAGGAGAACACCTTTGAAGACCAGAGCGAGAGCGACCCCATCATAGAGGACCTGGAGAGGATGTTTGGAGTCCTCCGTGAGGAGATGCACCTGACGGCGGACAGGCGCGGCTACATCTACGGCGACATCGTCATCAAGGACGGAGAGGACGAGTTCAATGCGAGCAAGCTCGGAAGCGGTGGCTGGGCCGTCCCAGGAACGGTTGAGCACATCCAGTTCCCGGAGGTCAACGTTGACTACGCGCTGGTCGTCGAGACCGCGGCTATGGCCGACCGTCTCATAGAGGAAAAGTTCGCCCAGAAGGAGAACGCACTCATAATAGCGTCCCAGGGACAGGCATCCCGTGGTGTTAGAAGGCTTATACACAGGCTCCACTACGAGGAAGGCCTGCCCATCATCGTCTTCACCGATGGTGACCCCTACGGTTGGTACATCTACTCCACGATAAAGCAGGGCTCCATTAATCTAGCATATCTGAGCGACAAGCTGGCGACGCCGGAGGCCAAGTTCGTCGGCATGACGATGGACGACATAAAGCGCTACGGACTGGAGAACGTCACTGAGAAGCTCAAGGGTATCCCGCCGAACAAAAAAGGCGGTCCGACCGCGGACTACAAGAGGATCATCGAGGAGATGAACTACCCCTGGTTCCAGAACAAAGAATGGCAGAGGCAGCTTAAGATGGCCCTCAAGATGGGGGTTAGGATTGAGCAGCAGGCTCTGGCCAACAAGTCCCTTGAGTTCGTCGCGAGGAGATACCTGCCCGAAAAGATAAACAGTGGTGATCTCCTGCCATGACGACGACGGAAGAACTCGTCGCGCAGGTCAACAAGATACTTGACGATATCGGGATAGACATGGCCGGGTTATTCGAGGAACCCAACATCCCTGTCCTCTCCTACACCCTGCAGAAGAACCTCACGCTCCTGTCTGAGCTGGAGGGGGAGCTTGAGAGACGCGTTGGGGAAACAACACCCTCAACCGGCGGGGTATCTGAGAAAAGCCGCGACCCTCACCTTCAGTGGATATACCGAAAGAAGAGGAACAGGGTTCTTGCACTCGAAAGGCTCAGGGCGTCTATAACAGCCCACAGGATGGCCCTCTCCACAATAACAGCAAACTACGAGTTCCGCCTAGGAAAGACACCAATTCCAGTGGAGGGGCTGAAGAAAGAGGAACTCGGAAAGGTAAAGGTCATCAAAAAGCCAATAACACTGGGGAGGCTTGAGATACTCCCCCATCTGGCATACTCAGGGGACGTGCTCCGCCTGCTCGCGAGGGAGAACCTCTCGGTCAGGGAGAGGTTCAAGGGCATAAAGGGAAGACTGAGGGAAAGGGGCACGGTTCAGACAAAGGGTCTGAGGATTGAAGTTGAATACTGGGAGAACAACAGGCTGAAGAAGGCCCGGCTGGACCTCCCCGCGGACTCCGATATAGAGGGGGAACTGAGGAAGCGCTACGGCAGACGGTTCCGCTGGAGGGTTCTGAGCTTCGTCAAGACCAGGGGGGTTCTCATAAACAACCACTACACCGTGGACAATCTGGCCCTCGCGTACGCCATCCTCGACCCAAAGAGCGGGGCCGAAAAGCTGGGCCTCGACCTGTTCCGCTACTACTTCCTCACATCCTCCACTGAGAGGGAAGGGCTGGGTATCTACCCTGATATGAGGCTCTGCATAGACTGCCACTACTCGATATTCGACCTGCCGTTCAGGGAAGAGCCCGACTTCAGGACAGGATACGGCAGCATGATGATAATCAGGAAGTGCGAGATGGAGGAACTCCTGAAGGGCAGGAGAGTGGACATAAACAGGATTCCCAACTACCTACTCGGGGGGGTTCTCCTGTACGGAATGAGCCCGTGGGATGAGAAGAAGGTCTCGGAGCTCCTTGGAATACCCGAGAAGGAGCTCGAAGAGGCCATAAGGAGGTTCGTGCTGTCCGGTCTCCACACGACCCTGTTCGCAGACACGGAGAAGTTCAGAAAGTTCATGCCAAAGAGCGACAGGGCAAAGCAGTTCCTGGAGCTCCTCCAGGGGTGATGTCATGAGGGTGGAGGTGAAGGCGAAGAACAACTTTGAACTCCTCAGGAGGCTGGATGAGAGCCTCCACGACGGCGTTACTGAGGTCTACGTCAACCTCCGCCCCACCAAGGAGATAGTTGTCCACATTCTGGAGAGAGCTCCCAACGTGAGGAGAATAAGCTGCCCTCCCAGCCTCTACCCCAAGGTGTCAAAGAAGGTCATCAACGCCCTCTTGCAGCTCGGTGTTGAGCTCGTTCCCGAAGGATACCCACGCGGCAGACCCAGGAAATACGACGAGAGAACCGTCAGGCAGGTTCAAGAGCTCCTCAGAAAGGGAACTCCCGCGAAAGAAATAAGCCAACACCTTGGGATTCCCCTCAGGACGGTATACTACCTGGCAAACCCGGATACTCCCCCTCATTCCACTCCCCAGAGGAAGTGAGTTTTAGCAGTTATAATTATATATGGGCCCTTCCACGTTATCCCGGTGGTTTCCTATGGGCAGGTTTGAAATCTCCGAAAATGCAGTGAAAAAAATAGCTGAAAGGCTCAGGGACGAATACGGAGGAAGCAATATTGATTACGTCATTGAGGATATGAAAATTTCAAGGAATGGGGAGTACATCTCGATACTGATAAGGGATGACTATGACTCCCGGTTTCTCCACCTCTTTGACACGAAGGGAAATTCCCTTCCTGGGTGGGAGAGCGGAATCGGGATTCCCTGCCAAGAGGACGTTGTCATCTTTCTAGGCGCTGAAAACGTCGCCGTGTTTATGAAGTGCGGAACAGGAGAAGTAACCATTTATCCATTTAAGGACAAAAACCCAAAAGAAAACGTCATGAGGATAACTTTCTCAAGGCTCCCCATATATGTGAACCTGACGAACATGGAAAGGCTCGTTGTATTCGGGGACATGAACCTTGACTTCAACGCTCCCGGGGAGGTAAGCACCGTTTTTATTCCAAAGCTCCAGGGGGGCTATGCCTTTTTCCACGCCATCCACGACACCGAGGACGAGATTTACATCCTCCACACGTTCAAAGAACCAGGGAAAAATACCCCAGTTTTGAGACTTGGGAGGATTACTTACCCTCCGCATCCATACTATTCCACCCTCGAATTCTGGGACGGCGTGAAGACAATATCAGCCCACTCCCCAGCACCCCCAACAAAGGGGGCGATAGGGGACATAATATTAATTGATCAGGAACCAATAGGCGTCCTTGGGACGAAGCTTGGAAAGGAGCTGTACCTCCTCACCCCAAAGAAAGCGAAGATAATCCCACTCCCAGGTGAGCTTGTGTTCGCAAAGTTCACCGAGAAGGGCCTCTTTTTACTCATTGGCCAATTCAGAGGGTACTTATACGGAGGTTTCGTTAAGTATGACGACCTCTTCCAGAAGAGTTCCCTCAAACTGGAAGAGGTTAGGGACAGGACTGTTTTTGGAAGATACAACCCAGAGGCCGTCGATCCCAAGTTCTCAGGAATCTCAAGGAACGGTGAAATTCTCATCTTGGGTAAGTCCTCAGGAAAAATAAGCGCCAGCGGCAGGTTCTACTACTACGTCCGCCCGGATTCAAACTACCTGTACTCTTTTGTATCTGCACAGACGGTTTCTGAGGAGGGGGAAGTTACGTATAGCCAGCTCACCCAGCTTGATGAAACGCTCAAAAGATTCAAAGGGATCATCCTCTACGGCCCGCCGGGAACTGGGAAGACAAAACTGGCCCTTGACCTTTCAAAGGATGCCGACAGGGTGGAAATCGTCACATTCCACCAATCTTATAGCTACGAGGACTTTGTTGAGGGTTTCAGGCCAGTGGAAAAGGGTGGCAACCTGCTTTACATTGTTGAGGATGGCATTCTGAAGAGACTTGCGGTTGAGGCAATTTTCCACAGCCTCCATCCCAATGCCAGAGAGAGTGACTACAAGACGAAAAAAGCGGCCGTCCTTGAGTACCTTAGAACTGAAAAAGGAAGCTTCAAACCACGCGGAAAATTCTACCTCATAATAGACGAGATAAACCGGGGGAACATTTCGAGAATCCTCGGCGAGGTCATAACCCTGCTCGACCCCGACAAGAGGCTGGGTATGGAATACAAAACGAAAATAACTCTGCCATACTCAAGGGAGCCTTTTGCACTGCCGCCCAACCTCTATATAATCGGCACTATGAACTCAACCGACAGGAGCATTGCCTTTCTTGACATGGCACTCAGGAGGCGCTTCGCGTTCCTTGAAATTCTGCCCCGCCCGGAGGAGCTCGGGGACATTGAAGTTGGCAACGTAAACCTCCAGCACCTTCTGTCAACCCTTAACAGGGTGATCGAAGAGGAACGCGGAAAGGACTACACGATAGGACATGGCTACTTCCGAGAGGTTGCAAAGGCAAGGCCAGAGGAGAGAGCCAAGGCACTCAAGGATATCTTCTACTACAAGATACTTCCCCTGCTCCAGGAATACTTCTACGGGAACTGGGAGGCAATAAGGCGCTCCCTGCCGGGGTTCGGATTCATAGACGAGAAAGGAAGGATAATCGAGATGGACGACGACGAGTTCATCGAGGCCCTGCGCAAGCTGGTGACTGAGAAATGAGGGACTTTAGAATCGTGACCCTCTACGAATTTGCGAACAAACCACTAACCGAGCTGAAGAGCCTCGGACTTCAAGTGGATGAACGAGAGATTATAAAGTTCGCCGAGGGAATAAACGCCCTCTACGGTGGGGACAGTCCCGTCTTTACCGTCACCTACGACCCTCGGAGGGACAAGTACTACCTGAGAACTCACGGAAGCGTTGGGTTCGCATACTATCTCAGCGATGAAGGAGTTGTGCTTGTGCAGGTCCTACCAAAGCCCTTCAGATACGAGCGGGAGGATGGCCACTCCCTTCTGTTCCTCTTGCAGCTTTTCAACATGTACTACCAGATGGGCCTAGAACCAAGCGAAATAAAGGATATAGTGTTTGAATACAGCAGACAAAAGGCCCTAGATGAAATCTTCAGGTACCTGTACGTCCTGTTGCTCTCGCGGGCATTATCTAGGGGGCTTTACTATGAATATGGGGAGCTCGAAGAGAGCTCTCAGACAGTCCGCGGCAGGATCCTGTTGGGTGAACTTGCTCGAAGACCACCCTGGAAGGCGGATCTACCGATCAGGTACTCCGTTCTGCTCGAAGATAACCCCCTCAACAGGGTTCTAAAAGGGGCACTGGAAGTTGCCGTAAAATCGGCTCGCCTAAGTGAGACGAGGAAGGTCGGTGGGGTGCTCCTTGACCTCTTCGGGGATGTTGATGACCCCAGGCCAGGGGATTTTGGAAAGGTATCATTCAACCACCTCAACGAGAGGTTTAGAACAGTCTTTAGGCTTGCAAGAGTAATGTACTCCGAACTAGGCACAGGAGGCTCAAGGAGGTTCCTTCCAGGAGTTTTCATTAGAATGGATGAACTCTTTGAAACCCTCGTCTATAAGACGCTGAAGACGGCCCTGGGTCATGATGCGGAGGTAAGGTTTCAGGTCCAGCTCCCCCATGTTATAAAGAATGCAAACGAAATCGAGGCAAGGTTTGGAGCGTTCTTCATGATGGGTAACCCACTCCCGGATATAGTAGTGAGCACGGGAAACGGCACATGCGTCGTGGAGGTGAAGTATAGAAACCTCTACGTGTATCACAAGGCTGAAAATCGACTCTACAGAAAGCTCGTTAGGAACAGTAATGAACTGTACCAAGCTTACACGTATTCCCGCCTCGTCAGCGAGTACAGGGGTTCTGAAAAGGTTCCGGTTATCCTTATATACCCCCGGCTTGAGGGCATTTACAATCATTGGATTCCGGACCTCTTCAGCGCGCGCATGGAGGACACCTTCGAGTTCTTCGATGGGACAAGGGTGGGAGTCTTTGGATACGAGCTTTCAGTAATAGGAGAGGAGATTCTACTCAGAAGAAACTCCGTCGTTATTAATGAGGACACAGCCGAAAACTTGAGATCCTTCATCCTCGCCCTTTGCTCTCCGGGAGAGGTTTAAAAACCTGTCAGCGTACTACCTCTGGGTGAGAGAATGTCAGTCGAGACACAGGAAGAAACTCCCAGGATAAAAGAACCATTGAGAAGGGTCGGAATAACCAACCTCAGAACGGTGGCAAAGATAAACTGGAAAGGAAAGGTTTACACGTTCATTCCGCTCATCGAAGTCACCATAGACGTTCCAGCCGAGAAGAAAGGAATCCACATGAGCAGGCTCATCGAGAGCGTGACCGAAGCAATGAGCGAAGCCGTGGAGGAGGAAGTATTGGAAACCCATACCTCCCTCGAAGAGCTCGGAAAATGCGTTATAGGAAGGCTCGAAGGAAAGCACCCCCACAGGCGCGCAGAAGTCTGGATAAAGACGCACCTGATAATCCCAAGGAAGACCCCAGCCAGCGGGAAGACGAGCTACGAGCCATACGATGTCGAGGTCGGGGTCATCAAGAAAGAGGACGGCTCCTTTGAGAAGGTTCTCCGCGTTAAGGTGGTCGGAAACACTGTCTGCCCCCACGCGATGGCCAACAACAACGGAAAGACCCACATACAGCGCGCAGTTGGAGAATTGGAGATTAGAGCACCGTTCGAAGAGGAGATAACGCTTGAGGACATGATAGACGTCGTGGAGAGTTCATTTAGCCACCCCACCTACACGCTCCTCAAGACCGTTGACGAGAACGCCGTCGTGCAGGGAATGTTCGCCAACCCCAAGTTCGTCGAGGACGTTGCCAGGGAAATATTCGCCAAGGCGAAGGAGAGGTTCAACGGCAAAATCCACGTGCGGGTCGTCAGCAACGAGAGCATCCACAAGCACGACGTTATTGCCGAGACGTGGAACTGAGGAAAAGGCTTTTATCTCATTTTTCATAAATTCAAACGGTGGGAGTATGGGGGTCTCCATCAACGAAGTTCTCCGCAGGATAGACGAGATAGAACGATTTCTACGGGAACTCATAGAGGTCAACCTCCAGCTCATCGAAGAGGTTGAGCCTGAGGAGTGGGAAAAGAAAGCTATAGATGAACGCGGAGAGGACGACTTCGTTGAGTGGGACGTGGTCAAGCATGAGCTTTGAGAACAAAGTTCTGATAAGCAAAAAAGCGCTAAAAGAGCTCTCCTCCCTACCAGAGACGGAGAGAAAGCTTCTCAAGGATCGAATATCCAAGCTCACCTTCTTTCCTCTCGCTCGTCTGGACGTTCAAAAGATTAAGGGCTACGCAAACGTCTACCGCCTCAGGGTTGGAGAGTACAGGGTAATCTTTGAGTACAACAAAAATGAACACGCTGTAAAGGTTTTGAAGGTTAGAAAGCGGGAGAATGTGTACTGAGATACTGCCCCACAGCGACTTGGCGAGTTAAGGTTTTATTCTACTGTACCAAACTCCACTCCGGTGATTAAATGAAGCTCATCCACGACCCGATTCACGGCTACATAGAACTCGACGACTTTGCGGTAAGGCTCGTTGACACGCCTGAGTTCCAGAGGTTGAGGAGGATAACCCAGCTCGGTTTTGCCTTCCTGGCTTATCCCTCAGCGAGGCACACACTCGCTTTGAGCACTCCCTGGGAACGTTCCACCTTGCCAAGAAAATCCGAACCTACAACCCGGAAATCGAGGAAGGAGCCCTCTATGCCGCCTTGCTCCACGACCTTGGGCACTACCCATTTTCCCATACCTTAGAGAGTCTCTTCCCAAGGCACGAGGAAAACACCGTCTGGACAATAAAGCACGGAACCATCGGGGACGTTCTCCGGGAGCAGTACTCGGTTTCAGAGTTCTTGAAGCCCCTTAAAAACTCGGTCGTCAGCGGCGATATAGACGCGGACAGGATGGACTATCTCGTCAGGGACGCGTACTATACAGGGGCGGCTTATGGTGTAGTAGACCTCGAAAGGGTCGTAGGGAACCTTATCTTTGAGGGGGAAAGACTGATAATCGGGGAAAAGGGCCTCATCGCGGCGCAGAACCTACTTCTGGCGAGGGCGATGATGTACCCTACAGTCTACTTCCACCATACTGCAAAGATAGCAGAGAGAATGCTCCGGGAGGCGGTTAAGATAGAGGGGATACCCCTCGAAGAGATTCGTCTGATGGACGAGATAGACCTCGTCTCAAGGCTGAGGGGCAGCGAGAAGCCTGAGGTTAGGGAGCTCATGCAGGCGATAGACAACCGGATGCTCTATAAGCGGGCCTACTGCTCTAGAACAGAACTTGAACCAGGAACTCTCGGAGAGCTTGAAACAGGCCTTAAAGAGGAATTCGGCCACCTTGCGCTCCTGGATTATCCCCCAAAGCCCAAGTACGAGGAGAGGAACGCCTTCGTTAAGGCATGCGATGGCTTGAAAAGACTCAGCGAGGTCTCGCCCCTCGTGAGATCCCTGGTGGATATGAAGGACGTCCACTGGAGATGGTACGTCTACGCGAAAAGGGACGTGATAGATGCCGTCAATAGGTATGTTTCAGATTTTCTTTGAAGTTCTCATGTTTCCAAAACCCTTAAGTACTTCAAGCGCATTTCCTATCCACCAATTTTAAACCGGGAAAAGCTTTATAACCGCACCTTTTAAGTTAAGCCGACAAGCTCATTTGAAGGATAGGTGGTGTCTTATGGGAAGAAGAGAAGAGATGATTGAGAAGATTAAGGAGCTTATGAACCAGCCTGAGAGGATTAGGAACATGGGTATCGCTGCTCATATTGACCACGGTAAGACCACGCTGAGCGACAACCTGCTCGCGGGAGCCGGGATGATCAGCGAGGAGCTCGCCGGAAAGCAGCTCGTTCTCGACTTCGACGAGCAGGAGCAGGCGAGGGGAATCACCATCAACTCGGCCAACGTCTCAATGGTCCACAACTACGAGGGCAACGACTACCTCATCAACCTCATCGACACCCCGGGTCACGTCGACTTCGGTGGTGATGTTACGAGGGCCATGAGGGCCATTGACGGTGCGATTATAGTTGTCGACGCCGTTGAGGGAGTTATGCCCCAGACCGAGACCGTTCTCAGGCAGGCCCTCAGGGAGTACGTCAAGCCCGTCCTCTTCATAAACAAGGTCGACAGGCTCATCAAGGAGCTCAAGCTTGGTCCGCAGGACATACTCAACCGCTTTGCCAAGGTCATTACCGACGTCAACAGGCTCATCAAGAAGTACGCCCCCAAGGAGTTCAAGAGCGAGTGGATGGTTAAGGTCGAGGACGGAAGCGTTGCCTTCGGTTCAGCTTACTACAACTGGGCCCTCAGCGTCCCGTACATGAAGAAGACCGGCGTTTCCTTCAAGGACATCGTCGAGCTCACCAACAGCGGTGATTTGAAGACCCTCAGGAAGAAGGCCCCGCTTCACATTGTTGTCCTTGATATGGTCGTCAAGCACCTCCCGAACCCTCTTCAGGCTCAGAGGTACAGGATTCCACACCTCTGGAGGGGAGACGTTAACAGCGATATCGGGCAGGCTATGCTCAAGTGCGACCCGAAGGGCCCAATGACCATGGTCGTCACCAAGATCATCCTTGACAAGCATGCGGGTGAGGTCGCCACAGGGCGCGTCTGGAGCGGAACGGTAAAGACCGGCCAGGAGGTTTACCTCATCAGCGCCAAGAGGAAGGCCAGGATCCAGCAGGTCGGTATCTACATGGGCCCTGAGAGGATAAACATTGAGGCAGTTCCAGCAGGAAACATAGTCGCCGTCACCGGACTCAGGGATGCCATGGCCGGTGAGACCGTTTCACAGATGGAGATAGAGCCGTTTGAGGCCCTCCACTACGCGAGTGAGCCAGTCGTTACCGTCGCCATCGAGGCCAAGAACGTTAAGGACCTTCCAAAGCTCGTTACAGCCCTCAGGGAGCTTGCCAAGGAGGATCCGACGCTCCACGTTAAGATCGACGAGGAAACCGGCCAGCACCTCCTCAGCGGTATGGGTGAGCTCCACCTTGAGGTCAAGCTCGTCAAGCTCAAGGAGGACTGGAAGCTTGAGGTTGACGTTAGTGAGCCCATCGTTGTCTACCGCGAGAGTGTCAGCAGGGTCAGCCCGATAGTCGAAGGCAAGTCCCCCAACAAACACAACAGGTTCTACATAACCGTGGAGCCGC
This window harbors:
- a CDS encoding phosphohydrolase is translated as MRTYNPEIEEGALYAALLHDLGHYPFSHTLESLFPRHEENTVWTIKHGTIGDVLREQYSVSEFLKPLKNSVVSGDIDADRMDYLVRDAYYTGAAYGVVDLERVVGNLIFEGERLIIGEKGLIAAQNLLLARAMMYPTVYFHHTAKIAERMLREAVKIEGIPLEEIRLMDEIDLVSRLRGSEKPEVRELMQAIDNRMLYKRAYCSRTELEPGTLGELETGLKEEFGHLALLDYPPKPKYEERNAFVKACDGLKRLSEVSPLVRSLVDMKDVHWRWYVYAKRDVIDAVNRYVSDFL
- a CDS encoding GTP cyclohydrolase IV, producing MSVETQEETPRIKEPLRRVGITNLRTVAKINWKGKVYTFIPLIEVTIDVPAEKKGIHMSRLIESVTEAMSEAVEEEVLETHTSLEELGKCVIGRLEGKHPHRRAEVWIKTHLIIPRKTPASGKTSYEPYDVEVGVIKKEDGSFEKVLRVKVVGNTVCPHAMANNNGKTHIQRAVGELEIRAPFEEEITLEDMIDVVESSFSHPTYTLLKTVDENAVVQGMFANPKFVEDVAREIFAKAKERFNGKIHVRVVSNESIHKHDVIAETWN
- a CDS encoding DUF530 family protein — encoded protein: MTTTEELVAQVNKILDDIGIDMAGLFEEPNIPVLSYTLQKNLTLLSELEGELERRVGETTPSTGGVSEKSRDPHLQWIYRKKRNRVLALERLRASITAHRMALSTITANYEFRLGKTPIPVEGLKKEELGKVKVIKKPITLGRLEILPHLAYSGDVLRLLARENLSVRERFKGIKGRLRERGTVQTKGLRIEVEYWENNRLKKARLDLPADSDIEGELRKRYGRRFRWRVLSFVKTRGVLINNHYTVDNLALAYAILDPKSGAEKLGLDLFRYYFLTSSTEREGLGIYPDMRLCIDCHYSIFDLPFREEPDFRTGYGSMMIIRKCEMEELLKGRRVDINRIPNYLLGGVLLYGMSPWDEKKVSELLGIPEKELEEAIRRFVLSGLHTTLFADTEKFRKFMPKSDRAKQFLELLQG
- a CDS encoding DNA topoisomerase IV subunit A, encoding MPKRKAIHREKPKERFSYDPSKVLGKLEEYGRHILEEIKSGKNPYFDIPMRGLSNVYFDEKKRVIRMGDKLSRRYFLNVAHARKFMQTLVIMAYVKRLVSESKHASLREAYYANKHTIPGTKENTFEDQSESDPIIEDLERMFGVLREEMHLTADRRGYIYGDIVIKDGEDEFNASKLGSGGWAVPGTVEHIQFPEVNVDYALVVETAAMADRLIEEKFAQKENALIIASQGQASRGVRRLIHRLHYEEGLPIIVFTDGDPYGWYIYSTIKQGSINLAYLSDKLATPEAKFVGMTMDDIKRYGLENVTEKLKGIPPNKKGGPTADYKRIIEEMNYPWFQNKEWQRQLKMALKMGVRIEQQALANKSLEFVARRYLPEKINSGDLLP
- a CDS encoding elongation factor EF-2, with the translated sequence MGRREEMIEKIKELMNQPERIRNMGIAAHIDHGKTTLSDNLLAGAGMISEELAGKQLVLDFDEQEQARGITINSANVSMVHNYEGNDYLINLIDTPGHVDFGGDVTRAMRAIDGAIIVVDAVEGVMPQTETVLRQALREYVKPVLFINKVDRLIKELKLGPQDILNRFAKVITDVNRLIKKYAPKEFKSEWMVKVEDGSVAFGSAYYNWALSVPYMKKTGVSFKDIVELTNSGDLKTLRKKAPLHIVVLDMVVKHLPNPLQAQRYRIPHLWRGDVNSDIGQAMLKCDPKGPMTMVVTKIILDKHAGEVATGRVWSGTVKTGQEVYLISAKRKARIQQVGIYMGPERINIEAVPAGNIVAVTGLRDAMAGETVSQMEIEPFEALHYASEPVVTVAIEAKNVKDLPKLVTALRELAKEDPTLHVKIDEETGQHLLSGMGELHLEVKLVKLKEDWKLEVDVSEPIVVYRESVSRVSPIVEGKSPNKHNRFYITVEPLPDQIYEAIHEGEIPEGRPKDPKAVAKKLAELGMDYEVAKGIVDVYQGNIFLDNTKGIQYLNEVMDLLVDGFHQAMDEGPLAKEPVMKVMVRLHDAKIHEDNVHRGPAQIYPAIRTAIHCAMMKANPILYEPYQKVVINLPYEYMGAASREINQRRGQLIDMRQEGEVMIIIAEAPVAEMFGFAGAIRGATSGRALWSTEHAGFKRVPGELAVNIIRQIRQRKGLDPNPPKEQDVCPQQ
- a CDS encoding DUF1699 family protein codes for the protein MRVEVKAKNNFELLRRLDESLHDGVTEVYVNLRPTKEIVVHILERAPNVRRISCPPSLYPKVSKKVINALLQLGVELVPEGYPRGRPRKYDERTVRQVQELLRKGTPAKEISQHLGIPLRTVYYLANPDTPPHSTPQRK
- a CDS encoding McrC family protein; the protein is MRDFRIVTLYEFANKPLTELKSLGLQVDEREIIKFAEGINALYGGDSPVFTVTYDPRRDKYYLRTHGSVGFAYYLSDEGVVLVQVLPKPFRYEREDGHSLLFLLQLFNMYYQMGLEPSEIKDIVFEYSRQKALDEIFRYLYVLLLSRALSRGLYYEYGELEESSQTVRGRILLGELARRPPWKADLPIRYSVLLEDNPLNRVLKGALEVAVKSARLSETRKVGGVLLDLFGDVDDPRPGDFGKVSFNHLNERFRTVFRLARVMYSELGTGGSRRFLPGVFIRMDELFETLVYKTLKTALGHDAEVRFQVQLPHVIKNANEIEARFGAFFMMGNPLPDIVVSTGNGTCVVEVKYRNLYVYHKAENRLYRKLVRNSNELYQAYTYSRLVSEYRGSEKVPVILIYPRLEGIYNHWIPDLFSARMEDTFEFFDGTRVGVFGYELSVIGEEILLRRNSVVINEDTAENLRSFILALCSPGEV
- a CDS encoding type II toxin-antitoxin system RelE/ParE family toxin, giving the protein MSGTWSSMSFENKVLISKKALKELSSLPETERKLLKDRISKLTFFPLARLDVQKIKGYANVYRLRVGEYRVIFEYNKNEHAVKVLKVRKRENVY
- a CDS encoding AAA family ATPase, translated to MGRFEISENAVKKIAERLRDEYGGSNIDYVIEDMKISRNGEYISILIRDDYDSRFLHLFDTKGNSLPGWESGIGIPCQEDVVIFLGAENVAVFMKCGTGEVTIYPFKDKNPKENVMRITFSRLPIYVNLTNMERLVVFGDMNLDFNAPGEVSTVFIPKLQGGYAFFHAIHDTEDEIYILHTFKEPGKNTPVLRLGRITYPPHPYYSTLEFWDGVKTISAHSPAPPTKGAIGDIILIDQEPIGVLGTKLGKELYLLTPKKAKIIPLPGELVFAKFTEKGLFLLIGQFRGYLYGGFVKYDDLFQKSSLKLEEVRDRTVFGRYNPEAVDPKFSGISRNGEILILGKSSGKISASGRFYYYVRPDSNYLYSFVSAQTVSEEGEVTYSQLTQLDETLKRFKGIILYGPPGTGKTKLALDLSKDADRVEIVTFHQSYSYEDFVEGFRPVEKGGNLLYIVEDGILKRLAVEAIFHSLHPNARESDYKTKKAAVLEYLRTEKGSFKPRGKFYLIIDEINRGNISRILGEVITLLDPDKRLGMEYKTKITLPYSREPFALPPNLYIIGTMNSTDRSIAFLDMALRRRFAFLEILPRPEELGDIEVGNVNLQHLLSTLNRVIEEERGKDYTIGHGYFREVAKARPEERAKALKDIFYYKILPLLQEYFYGNWEAIRRSLPGFGFIDEKGRIIEMDDDEFIEALRKLVTEK